In Salmonella enterica subsp. enterica serovar Typhimurium str. LT2, a single window of DNA contains:
- a CDS encoding Fels-2 prophage protein (similar to genes in P2-like phages; unknown (gi|2852350)) — protein MSDKLTEKTVKLDTPIMRGKTEITEIVLRKPQSGALRGTRLQAIMDMDVGAMMTVIPRISTPTLTAQEMAELDPADLTALSVEVVTFLLKKSVLAGLPTA, from the coding sequence ATGAGCGACAAGCTGACTGAAAAGACCGTAAAACTGGATACTCCCATCATGCGCGGTAAAACTGAAATTACCGAAATTGTGCTGCGCAAGCCTCAGTCCGGCGCACTGCGTGGCACCCGTCTGCAGGCCATTATGGATATGGACGTGGGCGCAATGATGACTGTGATCCCACGAATCTCCACCCCGACGCTGACCGCGCAGGAAATGGCAGAGCTGGACCCCGCCGATCTCACCGCGCTGTCGGTAGAGGTGGTGACTTTTTTGTTGAAGAAGTCGGTGCTTGCCGGTTTACCGACAGCCTGA
- a CDS encoding Fels-2 prophage protein (similar to genes in P2-like phages; unknown (gi|2852349)): MALPRKLKHLNLFNDGNNWQGIVESLTLPKFTRKFEKYRGGGMPGAVDVDMGLDDGALDTEFSIGGTELLLFKQMGKATVDGIQLRFTGSIQRDDTGEVQAVELVVRGRHKEVDSGEWKTGESSSTKVSSTNSYAKLTINGEVLYEVDLVNMVEIVGGVDLMEAHRNALGL, from the coding sequence ATGGCTTTACCACGCAAGTTAAAACACCTGAACCTGTTCAACGACGGGAACAACTGGCAGGGGATCGTTGAGTCTCTGACCCTGCCGAAATTTACCCGCAAGTTTGAGAAGTATCGCGGCGGCGGTATGCCGGGCGCAGTGGATGTGGACATGGGGCTGGATGACGGTGCACTGGACACGGAATTTTCAATCGGCGGTACCGAGCTGCTGTTATTCAAGCAGATGGGCAAGGCAACCGTTGACGGCATCCAGCTGCGTTTCACCGGTTCCATTCAGCGTGACGATACCGGCGAAGTGCAGGCCGTTGAGCTGGTTGTGCGCGGGCGCCATAAAGAAGTGGATTCCGGCGAGTGGAAAACCGGCGAGAGCAGCAGCACCAAAGTCAGCAGTACCAACAGCTACGCGAAGCTGACCATTAATGGTGAGGTGCTCTATGAGGTCGATCTGGTCAACATGGTAGAAATCGTTGGCGGCGTGGACCTGATGGAAGCACACCGTAATGCCCTCGGCCTCTGA
- a CDS encoding Fels-2 prophage protein (similar to gpE in phage P2), translating to MADIATIFHWSPSITDVMPLTEVLAWRYKAIQRSGASDE from the coding sequence GTGGCGGATATCGCCACCATCTTTCACTGGTCGCCATCCATCACTGACGTTATGCCGCTGACTGAGGTGCTGGCGTGGCGGTATAAGGCAATTCAGCGAAGCGGGGCCAGCGATGAGTGA